Proteins encoded in a region of the Agromyces protaetiae genome:
- a CDS encoding HpcH/HpaI aldolase/citrate lyase family protein translates to MNRNDVAPEIARSWLLVNAAKPELFDEASASRADQIVLDVEDAVDPLLKAGARRDVASWLSQPGNEAWVRINDRSTEFWSDDVDVLKGLAGLRGVMLAKAEGAAHVTETFDRLGGATPVLALIESALGIEEAVAIARARGCFRLAFGSGDYRRDTGASADELAMAYPRSRLVVASRIGGLPGPIDGPTVGSAHRQLREQSEVTVSLGLTGKLCLHLEQLSVVNEVISPTSSDVAWARDFLADFEFRGGVVRDGSDLPRLGRARKIETLARAFNVEPA, encoded by the coding sequence GTGAACCGCAACGACGTCGCGCCGGAGATCGCTCGCTCATGGCTCCTGGTGAACGCGGCCAAACCCGAGCTGTTCGACGAGGCGTCGGCCTCTCGCGCAGACCAGATCGTGCTCGATGTCGAGGATGCTGTTGATCCGCTCCTGAAAGCGGGGGCGCGACGCGACGTTGCGTCGTGGCTTTCGCAGCCAGGGAACGAAGCATGGGTACGCATCAACGACCGATCAACCGAGTTCTGGTCGGACGACGTCGACGTGCTGAAGGGCCTTGCCGGGCTGCGCGGGGTGATGCTCGCCAAAGCGGAGGGCGCCGCTCACGTGACGGAGACCTTCGATCGTCTTGGCGGCGCGACACCGGTGCTGGCGCTGATCGAATCGGCGCTGGGCATCGAGGAAGCGGTGGCCATAGCCAGAGCGCGCGGATGCTTCCGGCTCGCGTTCGGGTCCGGCGACTATCGCCGTGACACCGGTGCCAGCGCAGATGAGCTCGCCATGGCATACCCGCGTTCTCGGCTGGTTGTCGCCTCTCGAATCGGAGGGCTTCCTGGTCCGATCGATGGACCGACGGTCGGCTCCGCGCACCGTCAACTTCGCGAGCAGAGCGAGGTGACGGTCTCGCTCGGGCTCACCGGAAAACTGTGTCTGCATCTCGAGCAGCTGTCCGTCGTGAATGAAGTGATCTCGCCGACCTCCTCCGACGTCGCCTGGGCCCGGGACTTCCTCGCTGATTTCGAGTTCCGCGGCGGTGTCGTTCGCGACGGCTCGGATCTCCCGCGGCTCGGTCGCGCTCGCAAGATCGAAACGCTCGCGCGCGCCTTCAACGTCGAGCCGGCGTGA
- a CDS encoding zinc-dependent alcohol dehydrogenase gives MKAFVVDRRGHGSVQQVEPPVAGPGEAVVEVRRVGICGTDVGLFEADDARIARARMDFPLRIGHEWMGVVVELGDGVDPAWLGRRVVGDTMIGCGECDACRRGHHHVCADRIEVGVRGGWSGAFAERLLMPVASLHPLPDEVSDEAGALVEPAANAVRAVRAALADRVGRVLVIGPGTIGVLCALFAAAAGADVTLLGRREGSAALPRRLGLRVSIDAAAVARETWDAVIDATDAPTMPAFALDVVAPAGRVVLVGVSPTPSLVDSRVSVHKDATIVGVLGGSAGIAEAIEAFATGRVDPVPLIAETIGLADLDGELAGRRAHADGSPPKVVVDPRR, from the coding sequence ATGAAGGCGTTCGTCGTGGACCGTCGGGGGCACGGGTCGGTGCAGCAGGTCGAACCGCCGGTCGCCGGACCGGGCGAGGCCGTCGTCGAGGTGCGTCGCGTCGGTATCTGCGGCACCGACGTCGGCCTGTTCGAGGCGGACGACGCGCGGATCGCGCGAGCGCGCATGGACTTCCCGCTGAGGATCGGCCACGAATGGATGGGCGTCGTCGTCGAGCTCGGCGACGGCGTCGATCCGGCGTGGCTCGGACGGCGCGTGGTCGGCGACACCATGATCGGATGCGGCGAATGCGACGCGTGCCGACGCGGCCACCATCACGTCTGCGCGGACCGCATCGAGGTCGGTGTGCGCGGCGGATGGTCCGGTGCGTTCGCCGAACGCCTGCTGATGCCCGTCGCCTCGCTGCATCCGCTGCCCGACGAGGTCTCGGACGAGGCGGGCGCGCTGGTCGAGCCCGCGGCGAACGCCGTGCGCGCGGTCCGGGCGGCGCTCGCCGACCGGGTGGGCCGAGTGCTCGTCATCGGGCCGGGCACCATCGGCGTGCTGTGTGCGCTCTTCGCCGCGGCGGCCGGCGCCGATGTGACCCTGCTCGGGCGGCGGGAGGGCTCGGCCGCGCTCCCGAGGCGGCTCGGACTCCGGGTGAGCATCGACGCCGCGGCGGTCGCGCGTGAGACGTGGGATGCCGTGATCGATGCGACCGACGCGCCGACGATGCCGGCGTTCGCGCTGGACGTGGTCGCGCCGGCCGGCCGGGTCGTGCTCGTCGGCGTCTCGCCGACGCCGAGCCTCGTCGACTCCAGGGTCAGCGTGCACAAGGACGCCACGATCGTCGGTGTCCTCGGCGGCTCCGCCGGGATCGCCGAGGCCATCGAGGCCTTCGCGACGGGCCGGGTCGACCCGGTGCCGCTCATCGCCGAGACGATCGGACTGGCCGACCTCGACGGCGAGCTCGCGGGCCGCCGCGCCCACGCCGACGGCTCGCCGCCCAAGGTGGTCGTGGACCCGCGACGGTGA
- a CDS encoding ABC transporter substrate-binding protein, giving the protein MSASSRTAMRRLVSALAIGVASTLAVTGCAGGGGSAEQPTVAAEYSQADIDAALEEGADLTFWAWGPQYEAVVEAFNAAYPNMNVTLQNQGANAEQYTKLQNVISAGSGVPDVVQLEFLAFPQFALGDSIVDLNEYGLGSMEEDFTNAAWGASQYAGGLYGLPQDAGPLALFYRQDVFDQFGLEVPTTWEEYTEVARALQAADPARFIAADVGEPNLFNALIWEAGGRPYSVDGTTVGIDFADEGVERFVDVWQPLIDEGLLDTRTAGFTPEWNAGLANGTYATWVTGAWGAGTLQRRIPEASGLWRVAPLPQFEDGDFVTSQNGGSLSAVTEASEHKLAAVGFVQWMASAPEAQEIWVSLGGFPAGTLTTDSDEWLDAEVEYFGGQQINQIFAESAASVGSGWEFLPFQTYANSIFPDSVGSAFAGEIDLTTALEQWQTSLRSYAEAQGFDVE; this is encoded by the coding sequence GTGTCCGCATCATCGAGAACCGCCATGCGCCGGCTGGTCAGTGCACTCGCCATCGGCGTCGCCTCAACGCTCGCCGTCACGGGCTGCGCCGGCGGCGGTGGGTCGGCAGAGCAGCCGACCGTCGCCGCCGAGTACAGCCAGGCCGACATCGACGCCGCGCTCGAGGAGGGCGCCGACCTCACGTTCTGGGCCTGGGGCCCACAGTACGAGGCGGTCGTCGAGGCGTTCAACGCGGCGTACCCGAACATGAACGTCACGCTGCAGAACCAGGGCGCGAACGCCGAGCAGTACACCAAGCTGCAGAACGTCATCTCCGCCGGATCCGGCGTGCCCGACGTCGTGCAGCTCGAGTTCCTCGCGTTCCCGCAGTTCGCGCTCGGCGACTCGATCGTCGACCTGAACGAGTACGGGCTCGGCTCCATGGAGGAGGACTTCACGAACGCCGCCTGGGGCGCGTCGCAGTACGCCGGCGGGCTCTACGGGCTTCCCCAGGACGCCGGCCCCCTCGCTCTGTTCTACCGGCAGGACGTGTTCGACCAGTTCGGACTCGAGGTGCCGACCACGTGGGAGGAGTACACCGAGGTCGCGCGCGCCCTGCAGGCCGCGGACCCGGCCCGGTTCATCGCGGCCGACGTCGGCGAGCCGAACCTCTTCAACGCGCTGATCTGGGAGGCCGGCGGACGCCCCTACTCGGTCGACGGCACGACGGTCGGCATCGACTTCGCGGACGAGGGCGTCGAGCGGTTCGTCGACGTCTGGCAGCCGCTCATCGACGAAGGTCTCCTCGACACCCGCACCGCGGGCTTCACGCCCGAGTGGAACGCCGGGCTCGCGAACGGCACCTACGCGACGTGGGTGACCGGTGCCTGGGGCGCCGGCACGCTGCAGCGCCGCATCCCCGAGGCCAGCGGACTCTGGCGCGTCGCGCCGTTGCCGCAGTTCGAGGACGGCGACTTCGTCACCTCGCAGAACGGCGGCTCGCTGTCGGCCGTCACGGAGGCGAGTGAGCACAAGCTGGCCGCGGTCGGGTTCGTGCAGTGGATGGCCTCGGCGCCCGAGGCGCAGGAGATCTGGGTCTCGCTCGGCGGCTTCCCCGCCGGGACGCTGACGACCGACTCCGACGAGTGGCTGGACGCCGAGGTCGAGTACTTCGGCGGCCAGCAGATCAACCAGATCTTCGCCGAGTCGGCGGCCAGTGTGGGCTCAGGCTGGGAGTTCCTGCCGTTCCAGACCTATGCCAACAGCATCTTCCCCGACAGCGTCGGAAGCGCGTTCGCCGGTGAGATCGACCTGACCACGGCCCTCGAGCAGTGGCAGACCAGCCTGCGGTCCTACGCCGAGGCGCAGGGATTCGACGTCGAGTGA